In a genomic window of Pedobacter sp. KBS0701:
- the tnpA gene encoding IS200/IS605 family transposase has translation MPNTYTQLHIQFVFAVKFRASLIHLEWKERLLKYLTGIFQANNHKMIQTNCMPDHIHIFIGMRPHQSISSLIQNVKTESSKWINDQRFCKTKFAWQEGYGAFSYSKSHIQQVIQYIQNQEQHHKKENFLQEYTRFLKTFEIEYEERYIFKEPE, from the coding sequence ATGCCAAATACCTATACCCAATTACACATTCAGTTTGTTTTTGCAGTTAAATTTCGTGCTTCATTAATTCATCTGGAATGGAAAGAAAGGCTATTAAAATATCTCACAGGAATATTTCAGGCAAATAACCATAAAATGATACAGACTAATTGTATGCCCGATCATATTCACATTTTTATTGGTATGCGGCCACATCAGTCTATTTCTAGCCTGATTCAAAATGTAAAGACAGAAAGTTCTAAATGGATTAATGACCAGCGATTTTGTAAAACAAAATTTGCCTGGCAAGAAGGTTATGGTGCATTTTCATATTCGAAAAGCCATATTCAACAGGTCATCCAATACATTCAAAATCAGGAACAGCACCATAAAAAGGAGAACTTTTTACAGGAGTACACCCGTTTCTTAAAAACGTTTGAGATTGAATACGAAGAAAGATACATCTTCAAAGAACCAGAATAA
- a CDS encoding NUDIX hydrolase: MEETNPWKTLESEVKYDNNWIRLTEHQVINPSGGQGIYGTVHFKNLAIGILPLDEKYNTWLVGQYRYALNAYSWEIPEGGGPFHEAPLESARRELLEETGMSARNWKEIQRMHLSNSVSDELSIIYVATGLIQGIAMPEETEQLVVKKLSFNEAYQMVQNGEITDSMSVAAILKAKLMIMNGEL, translated from the coding sequence ATGGAAGAAACTAACCCCTGGAAAACGCTGGAAAGCGAGGTAAAATACGATAATAACTGGATTCGTTTAACCGAACACCAGGTCATTAATCCATCTGGTGGGCAAGGAATTTATGGTACCGTTCATTTTAAGAATTTGGCCATCGGAATTCTTCCTTTGGATGAAAAATACAATACCTGGCTGGTTGGCCAATATCGGTACGCCCTAAATGCCTACAGCTGGGAAATTCCCGAAGGCGGAGGACCATTCCATGAAGCGCCATTAGAAAGTGCAAGAAGAGAATTACTGGAAGAAACGGGTATGAGTGCCAGAAACTGGAAAGAGATACAAAGAATGCACTTATCCAATTCTGTGAGCGATGAACTGAGCATAATCTATGTTGCCACTGGTTTAATTCAAGGTATCGCTATGCCAGAAGAAACGGAACAACTTGTGGTAAAAAAATTGTCCTTTAATGAAGCTTATCAAATGGTACAAAATGGAGAAATTACCGATTCGATGAGCGTAGCTGCAATCTTAAAAGCCAAACTGATGATAATGAATGGCGAATTGTAA
- a CDS encoding outer membrane beta-barrel family protein, protein MKLFQYRTIQIILLLLTFSFSLFAQTGGKAKITGVLKDAKTQETIPFATAVLINKATAKNAKIVQTDVNGAFVMTEIPTGTFTFKISFVGYQTMVRDNVTITASTGTLNFGDIKMNAAKGNVLSEITVTGQKQGMQMGIDKKIFAVDQSVISEGGSAGDLLQNIPSVSTDMDGNVSLRGSAGVKVLIDGKPSLIAGGNVAQILQSIPASSIESVEVITNPSAKYDAEGQSGIINIVLKKNTKLGFNGSVALTAGNRDNYNANTNLSFQNSKVNIYGNYGYRYGNRVGGGFQDIFYKPDTLVTRFANQNTVSKSLDKGHNAKAGIDYYLAPKSVISLSGGFNSRENERNDLLNIRQLNINQSPVLLSTRTNNTDGYGNSYDANLDYVQKFKKPKEELTFNFGYSYGTNNNDQYYSTNTTNRNGVPIDETLSLQRVFNTGNNTNYNIQTDYALPVGNAGKIEVGYRSQIRLGKNDQYADSILTNSTIYISNNKLINGFDSKDQVHALYFNYQNQIKDFGYQIGLRGEDARLDTHLEGYTNNVLTTAEGNIHYKRIYPSVFLTQKLKGDNQIQLSYTRRVNRPRPWDTNPFLDVSDPLNYRGGNPNLLPEDVHSFELGYSKYWKKVTLTSSLYFRQTNDVIQRVRSTPVNGIITSTPQNLTNQINSGLELIGRFDLIKALNFTTNVNLYQAKFAGDARFDIPSSSGFSWNANLTGNLTVVKSLSLQVRGDYRAPEVMAQGKRNAMYGIDGGAKYDFPNKKASLSFNVRDVFNTRRWSMTTEDRATIVDFERQFQGTMGNLTFSYRFGKTTFTGTNKKKKEDQDNRPDEGSF, encoded by the coding sequence ATGAAACTATTTCAATACAGAACAATACAGATTATCCTATTACTGCTCACTTTTTCATTTAGTCTTTTTGCACAAACAGGCGGAAAAGCAAAAATTACCGGAGTACTTAAAGATGCCAAAACACAAGAAACCATTCCTTTTGCCACGGCAGTCTTAATCAATAAAGCCACAGCAAAAAATGCCAAAATAGTTCAAACAGATGTGAATGGTGCATTTGTAATGACAGAAATCCCTACAGGGACTTTTACCTTTAAAATCAGCTTCGTTGGTTACCAAACCATGGTTAGGGACAATGTAACGATTACCGCAAGTACGGGTACCTTAAATTTTGGCGACATTAAAATGAATGCGGCAAAAGGTAATGTATTAAGCGAAATTACCGTGACCGGCCAGAAACAGGGTATGCAAATGGGCATTGATAAAAAGATTTTCGCAGTAGATCAGAGTGTAATCAGCGAAGGTGGTTCTGCTGGCGATTTATTGCAGAATATCCCTTCCGTTTCTACCGATATGGATGGCAATGTGAGTTTACGCGGCTCTGCGGGTGTTAAAGTATTAATTGACGGAAAGCCATCTTTAATTGCCGGTGGTAATGTAGCGCAGATTCTTCAATCCATTCCTGCCAGTTCCATCGAAAGTGTTGAAGTAATTACCAATCCATCAGCAAAATACGATGCTGAAGGCCAATCAGGTATCATTAACATTGTACTTAAGAAAAATACAAAACTTGGGTTTAATGGTTCAGTTGCTTTAACAGCAGGTAACCGTGATAATTATAATGCCAATACCAACTTAAGTTTTCAAAACAGTAAAGTAAACATTTATGGAAACTATGGCTACCGTTATGGAAACCGCGTGGGTGGTGGTTTTCAGGATATTTTTTATAAGCCAGATACACTTGTAACACGATTTGCCAATCAGAATACCGTTTCAAAATCATTAGATAAAGGACATAATGCCAAAGCGGGTATTGACTATTATTTAGCACCTAAAAGTGTAATCAGCTTATCTGGCGGTTTCAATTCAAGGGAAAATGAACGCAATGACTTGCTTAATATCAGACAGTTGAACATCAATCAATCTCCTGTTTTGTTAAGTACCAGAACCAACAATACTGACGGTTATGGCAATAGTTATGATGCTAATTTGGATTATGTGCAGAAGTTTAAGAAACCGAAAGAGGAGTTAACTTTTAACTTCGGTTACTCGTATGGCACCAATAATAACGATCAGTATTACAGCACCAATACTACTAACCGCAATGGTGTACCCATTGATGAAACCTTAAGTTTACAACGCGTATTTAATACAGGTAATAACACCAACTATAATATTCAGACGGATTATGCCCTGCCAGTAGGTAACGCAGGTAAAATTGAAGTAGGTTACCGCAGCCAGATCCGCTTAGGGAAAAATGATCAATATGCAGATTCGATCCTAACCAACAGCACTATCTACATCAGCAACAACAAGTTGATTAATGGTTTTGATAGTAAAGATCAGGTGCATGCCCTGTATTTCAATTACCAGAACCAGATTAAAGATTTTGGTTATCAAATAGGTTTAAGGGGAGAAGATGCACGTTTAGATACACATTTAGAAGGTTATACCAATAATGTATTAACCACTGCCGAAGGAAACATTCATTACAAAAGGATATACCCAAGCGTGTTCTTAACACAGAAACTAAAGGGCGATAACCAGATTCAACTGAGTTATACCCGCCGTGTAAACCGACCACGTCCATGGGATACCAATCCATTTTTAGATGTTTCTGACCCCTTAAACTACAGAGGCGGTAACCCTAATTTATTACCTGAGGATGTACACTCTTTTGAGTTGGGTTATAGCAAGTACTGGAAAAAAGTAACCTTAACTTCAAGCTTGTATTTCCGTCAGACCAATGATGTAATCCAACGCGTAAGAAGTACACCAGTTAATGGGATTATTACCTCAACCCCTCAAAATTTAACAAACCAGATTAATAGCGGTTTAGAATTAATTGGCCGCTTTGACCTGATTAAAGCTTTAAACTTTACCACAAACGTAAACTTGTACCAGGCAAAGTTTGCTGGTGATGCACGATTTGACATTCCATCAAGCAGTGGCTTTAGCTGGAACGCCAACCTGACCGGAAATTTAACGGTAGTTAAGAGTTTATCTTTACAGGTGCGCGGCGACTATAGGGCACCAGAAGTGATGGCACAGGGAAAACGTAATGCGATGTATGGGATTGACGGGGGAGCCAAATACGATTTCCCTAACAAAAAAGCATCTTTAAGTTTCAATGTCAGAGATGTCTTTAATACCAGAAGATGGAGCATGACCACCGAAGACAGAGCCACAATTGTTGATTTTGAACGCCAGTTTCAAGGAACAATGGGGAATTTAACTTTCTCTTACCGCTTTGGAAAAACCACATTTACCGGTACTAATAAAAAGAAAAAAGAAGATCAGGACAACCGTCCTGATGAAGGATCATTCTAA